Proteins from one Cicer arietinum cultivar CDC Frontier isolate Library 1 chromosome 3, Cicar.CDCFrontier_v2.0, whole genome shotgun sequence genomic window:
- the LOC101499973 gene encoding importin subunit alpha-4-like — protein sequence MEEDGDTPSSPSPPCIINTIQHIRILTQSLSSDDPASQLEATTEICKLLSKGQIALIDQAIREGIVPQLVRFLERNDIPQLQSKAACILTNITSGTSESEHTRTVIKHGAVPLLVNLLYRGNYDMKEQALRVLGNIAGDSQSTRDDVLSHGALLPLFGLLWNPTIVKPSILRIGTWTLSHLFHGKPPSKLLQQIQPALPFVHNLLLMADEEVVVNACRTLSYLTHDGSSKMIQAVIDANVCPRLVELLQSLESNVAAPILVTLRNLTLGDEAQTQILIDNGVLPCLKLVLSSCDKIVLRHACSVISNITRGNISQIQAVIDVDLISPLVCLTKAEFDIKQEVAQAIVNAADGTPQQIQFLASKGCIEALCDLLTCPDPTTMTSCLSGLYNILLAGETYKGDTVWVNVYAEKVDKCGGLEKIESLQCNDNNGVSTMAMDILGTYWPESGSEQD from the exons ATGGAAGAAGACGGAGATACTCCTTCTTCTCCTTCCCCTCCCTGTATCATCAACACA ATACAACACATTCGTATATTGACACAATCATTATCGTCTGATGATCCTGCTTCACAACTGGAAGCAACTACTGAGATTTGTAAGCTACTATCAAAGG GCCAAATTGCTCTAATTGATCAGGCAATCCGGGAAGGTATTGTCCCTCAGCTTGTGAGGTTTTTGGAAAGGAATGATATACCCCAACTGCAG TCCAAGGCAGCGTGTATTCTAACCAACATCACGTCGGGAACGTCCGAGTCTGAGCATACAAGAACTGTGATTAAACATGGTGCTGTTCCCCTGCTTGTGAACCTTCTGTACCGTGGTAATTATGACATGAAAGAGCAG GCATTAAGGGTATTAGGTAATATTGCTGGTGATTCCCAAAGCACAAGGGATGATGTTCTTAGTCATGGTGCACTCTTGCCATTATTTGGTCTGTTGTGGAATCCAACTATAGTAAAACCATCTATCTTGAGGATCGGTACATGGACTTTATCACACTTGTTCCATGGAAAgcctccttccaaacttcttcAACAG ATACAGCCTGCATTGCCTTTCGTTCATAATCTCTTGTTGATGGCTGATGAAGAAGTTGTAGTAAATGCATGTCGGACTCTCTCTTATCTTACTCATGACGGCTCAAGTAAAATGATCCAAGCTGTCATTGATGCCAATGTCTGCCCTCGACTTGTAGAGTTACTACA GTCACTAGAATCAAACGTTGCTGCACCTATACTGGTGACTCTAAGGAATCTTACTCTTGGTGACGAGGCTCAAACTCAG ATTCTAATCGACAATGGAGTTCTCCCTTGTCTTAAACTAGTTCTTTCAAGCTGTGATAAGATCGTCCTGAGACATGCTTGTTCGGTAATCTCAAATATCACACGCGGAAATATATCTCAAATACAG GCCGTCATTGATGTTGACCTTATTAGTCCTCTTGTTTGTCTTACAAAGGCTGAATTTGACATCAAGCAGGAGGTTGCACAGGCTATTGTCAATGCCGCAGATGGAACTCCTCAGCAGATTCA GTTCTTGGCGAGTAAAGGATGCATTGAGGCACTCTGTGATCTCTTGACCTGTCCAGACCCAACTACTATGACATCATGTCTGTCTGGGCTGTATAACATTTTACTTGCAGGAGAAACATACAAGGGTGATACTGTTTGGGTCAATGTTTATGCTGAAAAGGTTGACAAGTGTGGAGGATTGGAAAAGATTGAAAGTTTGCAGTGCAATGACAACAATGGCGTTTCTACTATGGCTATGGATATTTTGGGGACATATTGGCCCGAGAGTGGTAGTGAGCAAGATTAA
- the LOC101514664 gene encoding kinesin-like protein KIN-14G: MSTEQYLPFSVVSVVEDVIQQQQQQQQGVRLSEVKFASRKAEETSLRRYEAAGWLRKTVGVVGGKDLPAEPSEEDFRIGLRSGIILCNALNKVQPGAVAKVVEGPSDSVLIPDGAALSAFQYFENVRNFLVAVEEMGLPTFEASDLEQGGKSSRIVNCVLAIKSYAEGKLGGRSGSFKFGPKPPISGKPILRKNSEPFMKSLWSMSLLCDKDGYMSGNPSYNDPGHDRPEGGSLNSLVRQYLCDKKPEEIPIVVESLLNKVMEEFERRMQTQQETFKTTQEDKAVSETEQPISKDASVDDGMEENEDGQQQLQDKQEEDEDGQQQLQDKQEEDEDGQQHLQDQQEECYDEECNGDVEKSSSLNLKQQSLVQQQTKSIQEVKNIVHQTKSGMQYLQKEYQKDMINLSKHMHSLASAASGYHKVLEENRKLYNQVQDLKGNIRVYCRVRPFLGAQPSHPSVVSSVEGGSLSIMIPPNSKLGKEGKKTFNFNKAFGSSSTQAEVFSDTQPLIRSVLDGYNVCIFAYGQTGSGKTYTMSGPDHLDDDTIGVNYRALGDLFFLSDQRKDTISYEISVQMLEIYNEQVRDLLAPEGSTKRLEIRNSSHNGINVPDAHLVPVSTTSDVITLMNLGHKNRAVGSTAMNDRSSRSHSCLTVHIQGKNLISGSTIRGSMHLVDLAGSERADKTEATGDRLKEAQHINKSLSALGDVIASLAQKNAHVPYRNSKLTQLLQDALGGQAKTLMFVHISPEPDALGETLSTLKFAERVSTVELGAARMNKDNTEVKDLKEQIASLKAALARKDGEAEHFQPSTNSGHELPKLKSHASSPPIQRSLTSSGGRKQPKDDSSSMMGQKKGASKLKRRSLDLHDMYRHSPPWPQVNNNNGVNGKDDDKESVSGEWAGKIRMNRNDSLTSDDSLVGQWEAESKQFSPLQSPSSLSENSKLGLEPGFEITTMTTDESDELEIATSDSSESDMNWLIQAPKPTTLSNGLGSKAKKTINPRTTKIPEVRSMIPSLIPTPSKKQPTPVIQSRKLPGSIEVKRRTGNAK, encoded by the exons ATGTCAACCGAACAATATTTACCATTCTCGGTTGTTTCTGTCGTTGAAGATgttattcaacaacaacaacaacaacaacaaggtgTACGGTTGAGCGAAGTCAAATTTGCTTCCAGAAAAGCCGAAGAAACTT CTTTGAGAAGGTATGAAGCTGCTGGTTGGTTGCGAAAAACGGTTGGAGTTGTTGGAGGGAAAGATTTACCAGCTGAACCTTCTGAAGAAGATTTCAGAATTGGTTTGCGTAGTGGGATTATTCTCTGCAATGCTCTCAACAAAGTTCAACCTGGAGCAGTGGCTAAG gTGGTTGAAGGCCCTTCTGATTCTGTTCTTATTCCTGATGGAGCAGCATTGTCTGCTTTTCAATACTTCGAAAATGTAAGGAATTTTCTTGTAGCTGTGGAAGAAATGGGGCTTCCTACCTTTGAAGCTTCTGATTTGGAACAG GGAGGAAAATCTTCAAGAATAGTGAATTGTGTTTTGGCAATTAAGTCCTATGCTGAAGGGAAACTTGGAGGAAGAAGTGGATCATTCAAATTTGGTCCAAAACCACCTATTTCTGGGAAACCAATTTTGAGGAAAAACTCAGAACCATTCATGAAATCTTTATGGAGTATGTCCTTATTATGCGACAAAGATGGTTACATGAGTGGTAACCCTTCATACAATGATCCTGGACATGATAGACCTGAAGGG GGTTCCTTAAATTCATTAGTTCGCCAATATTTGTGTGACAAGAAGCCCGAGGAAATTCCCATT GTAGTGGAGTCTCTTCTTAACAAAGTTATGGAAGAGTTTGAGCGTCGCATGCAAACTCAACAAGAAACA tTTAAAACAACTCAAGAAGATAAGGCAGTGTCTGAAACCGAACAACCAATTTCAAAAGATGCTTCTGTTGATGATGGG ATGGAAGAAAATGAAGATGGACAACAACAATTGCAAGACAAACAAGAGGAAGATGAAGATGGACAACAACAATTGCAAGACAAACAAGAGGAAGATGAAGATGGACAACAACACTTGCAAGACCAACAAGAGGAGTGCTATGATGAGGAATGCAATGGTGATGTTGAAAAATCAAGCAGCTTAAATTTGAAGCAGCAAAGTTTAGTACAACAACAAACTAAAAGTATCCAG GAAGTGAAAAATATTGTCCATCAAACGAAATCCGGGATGCAGTATCTGCAAAAGGAATATCAGAAGGATATGATCAACCTAA GTAAGCACATGCATAGTCTAGCTTCTGCTGCTTCGGGATATCATAAAGTTCTTGAAGAAAACCGCAAGTTATACAATCAAGTGCAGGATCTGAAAG GAAATATTAGAGTGTACTGTCGAGTTCGACCGTTCTTGGGTGCACAACCAAGTCACCCTAGCGTTGTCAGCAGCGTGGAGGGAGGAAGTTTATCAATCATGATACCTCCCAATTCCAAATTGGGTAAAGAGGGAAAGAAGACATTTAACTTCAATAAAGCGTTTGGTTCTTCTTCAACACAAG CGGAGGTTTTCTCAGATACACAGCCTCTGATTCGTTCTGTTCTCGACGGTTACAATGTCTGTATATTTGCATATGGCCAGACAGGATCAGGAAAAACTTACACTATG TCAGGACCAGACCATCTTGACGACGATACCATAGGTGTGAACTACCGTGCATTGGGAGATCTTTTCTTTCTCTCAGATCAGAGGAAAGACACCATTAGCTATGAAATCTCTGTTCAGATGCTTGAGATTTACAATGAGCAAGTCAGAGACCTACTAGCTCCAGAGGGTTCTACCAAAAG ATTAGAAATCCGCAATAGTTCCCATAATGGCATCAACGTGCCAGACGCACACCTTGTTCCAGTTTCAACCACTTCCGATGTCATAACATTGATGAACTTGGGACATAAGAATCGCGCTGTTGGCTCTACTGCCATGAACGATCGTAGCAGTCGTTCTCACAG CTGTTTGACAGTTCATATTCAAGGGAAGAACTTGATATCAGGAAGCACAATTCGAGGTAGTATGCATCTCGTTGACCTTGCAGGAAGTGAGAGAGCAGATAAAACTGAGGCCACTGGAGATAGACTTAAGGAGGCTCAACATATCAACAAGTCACTTTCTGCATTAGGAGATGTAATTGCTTCCCTTGCACAGAAGAATGCACATGTTCCATATAGGAACAGCAAACTTACTCAGCTACTTCAAGATGCACTCG GAGGGCAGGCCAAGACCCTCATGTTTGTTCATATTAGTCCGGAACCCGATGCTCTTGGAGAAACACTTAGTACACTTAAATTCGCCGAACGAGTCTCCACTGTTGAACTCGGAGCTGCGCGAATGAATAAAGATAACACAGAAGTGAAAGATCTTAAAGAACAG ATTGCTAGTCTGAAGGCAGCCTTAGCAAGGAAGGATGGAGAAGCAGAACACTTTCAACCATCTACCAATAGTGGCCATGAATTGCCAAAGTTGAAATCCCATGCATCTTCACCTCCCATACAACGTAGTTTGACATCTTCTGGAGGCCGTAAGCAGCCAAAAGATGATTCTAGTAGCATGATG GGCCAGAAAAAGGGTGCATCAAAGCTGAAAAGAAGAAGCCTAGATCTTCATGACATGTATAGGCATTCACCGCCATGGCCACAAGTTAACAACAATAATGGAGTAAATGGAAAAGACGATGATAAAGAATCAGTTTCTGGTGAATGGGCTGGTAAGATTAGAATGAACAGGAATGACAGTTTAACTAGTGATGATAGCTTAGTTGGACAATGGGAAGCAGAAAGTAAACAGTTCTCTCCATTGCAAAGTCCAAGTTCTCTTTCAGAAAATTCAAAGTTAGGTTTGGAACCCGGGTTTGAAATTACCACAATGACCACAGATGAATCTGATGAACTTGAAATTGCAACCAGTGATTCTTCTGAATCAGACATGAATTGGTTAATACAGGCACCTAAACCAACCACACTTTCAAATGGATTAGGCTCTAAAGCAAAGAAAACTATTAATCCCAGAACAACAAAGATCCCAGAAGTCAG GAGTATGATTCCATCATTAATTCCAACTCCATCAAAGAAACAACCCACCCCAGTTATTCAATCAAGAAAGCTTCCAGGATCTATTGAAGTAAAGAGGAGGACTGGGAATGCAAAGTGA
- the LOC101514991 gene encoding probable protein phosphatase 2C 5 encodes MSKRELSRMKSPPVPLATLIGRELRNKKVEKPFVKYGQAGLAKKGEDYFLIKTDCHRVAGDPSTAFSVFAIFDGHNGISAAIYAKENLLNNVLSAIPQDISRDAWLQALPRALVVGFVKTDTEFQQKGETSGTTATIVLVDGWTVTVASVGDSRCILNTQGGVVSLLTVDHRLEENEEERERVTASGGEVGRLNVFGGNAVGPLRCWPGGLCLSRSIGDTDVGEYIVPIPHVKQVKLSNAGGRLIIASDGIWDTLSNDMAAMSCRGLPAELAAKLVVKEALRSRGLKDDTTCLVVDIIPSDLPVLPPTPRKKQNMLTTLLFGKKSDNSSNKATSKLSAVGVVEELFEEGSAMLIERLGKDFPFNKNSEIFRCAICQVDQPPGNGLSVNSGPFFSPASKPWEGPFLCTNCRKKKDAMEGKRPSRPTVTAQ; translated from the exons ATGAGTAAGCGTGAATTGTCAAGGATGAAGTCACCGCCGGTTCCATTGGCCACTCTGATTGGCCGTGAGCTTCGTaacaaaaaagttgaaaaaCCTTTCGTAAAGTATGGACAAGCTGGATTGGCTAAGAAAGGAGAAGATTACTTTCTGATCAAAACAGATTGCCACAGGGTTGCTGGGGATCCATCAACTGCATTTTCTGTCTTTGcg ATTTTTGATGGGCATAACGGTATATCAGCTGCTATTTATGCGAAGGAAAACTTGCTAAATAATGTTTTGAGTGCAATACCGCAAGATATCAGCAGGGATGCATGGCTGCAGGCCCTTCCCCGTGCTCTAGTTGTTGGTTTTGTGAAGACTGACACGGAGTTTCAGCAGAAGG GGGAAACATCTGGAACAACAGCTACAATTGTTCTGGTTGATGGATGGACTGTCACTGTTGCATCTGTTGGGGATTCCCGTTGCATATTAAATACTCAGGGAGGTGTAGTTTCTCTCCTGACAGTTGATCACAGACTGGAAGAGAATGAAGAAGAGAGGGAGCGTGTTACTGCCAGTGGTGGTGAAGTAGGAAGACTCAATGTATTTGGGGGCAATGCG GTAGGGCCTCTTCGCTGCTGGCCTGGGGGATTGTGCCTATCTAGATCAATAGGAGACACAGATGTGGGAGAATATATTGTGCCAATACCACATGTTAAGCAAGTGAAA CTTTCAAATGCAGGTGGAAGGCTTATTATAGCCTCTGATGGTATTTGGGACACTTTATCTAATGATATGGCCGCCATGTCATGTCGGGGTCTACCTGCAGAGCTTGCTGCAAAGCTAGTTGTTAAG GAAGCTCTAAGATCTAGAGGCCTGAAGGATGATACAACCTGCCTTGTTGTAGATATTATTCCTTCTGACCTCCCTGTATTACCACCAACTCcaagaaagaaacaaaatatgcTAACCACGCTTCTTTTTGGAAAGAAATCTGATAACTCTTCAAACAAAGCTACCAGCAAGCTTTCTGCAGTTGGTGTTGTAGAGGAGTTATTTGAAGAGGGTTCTGCAATGCTTATAGAAAG GCTTGGTAAGGATTTTCCATTTAATAAGAATTCTGAGATTTTTCGCTGTGCGATTTGCCAAGTGGATCAACCCCCTGGCAATGGTCTATCAGTGAACTCTGGACCTTTCTTTTCTCCAGCATCTAAGCCATGGGAAGGCCCATTTCTCTGCACTAACTGTCGGAAGAAAAAAGATGCCATGGAAGGAAAGAGGCCCAGTAGACCTACCGTTACAGCACAATAA
- the LOC101515529 gene encoding wall-associated receptor kinase-like 20 gives MYPWNWIKLMMIILLLMAGLSPLINASPLSACSNCGDFGVPYPLSTNDDCGDKRYKLYCNNDSLEFLSRTGTYYKILKIDPSANKLVIKPPIILKNTCYSSDLTGGGLQLDESSPFNISTLNTVMLLNCSHNILQSPLNCSSNSICRQFEEKVEEGSGCMGTLCCHFLKDSAMNSHKIRLKVGSCTAYTSLVDFKPNESFKTWNYGIELQWLPPN, from the coding sequence ATGTATCCTTGGAATTGGATAAAACTAATGATGATAATCCTTCTACTAATGGCCGGTCTTAGTCCACTAATCAATGCATCTCCCCTCAGTGCTTGTTCAAATTGTGGTGACTTTGGAGTTCCATACCCACTTAGCACTAATGATGACTGTGGTGACAAAAGGTACAAACTTTACTGCAATAATGATAGCTTAGAGTTCTTGTCACGAACAGGGACTTACTATAAGATCCTTAAAATTGACCCAAGTGCCAACAAACTTGTTATTAAACCACCCATCATACTTAAAAACACTTGTTATTCTTCTGATCTCACTGGTGGAGGCTTACAACTTGATGAAAGCTCTCCCTTTAATATATCTACACTTAACACTGTCATGCTTCTAAATTGCTCTCATAACATCCTTCAATCTCCTCTTAACTGTTCTTCAAACAGCATCTGTAGGCAGTTTGAGGAAAAAGTGGAGGAGGGAAGTGGGTGTATGGGAACCCTTTGTTGTCATTTCTTAAAAGATTCAGCCATGAATTCCCATAAGATCAGACTCAAGGTTGGAAGTTGTACTGCTTACACTAGTTTGGTGGATTTCAAGCCTaatgaatcttttaaaactTGGAATTATGGGATTGAGTTGCAATGGCTGCCTCCTAATTGA